One window of Plasmodium relictum strain SGS1 genome assembly, chromosome: 14 genomic DNA carries:
- the MCM4 gene encoding DNA replication licensing factor MCM4, putative: MGTPRRRGGQNASPFGLSSSNIFGTNNEIFGSNFMNTPVSSRRTKNSKSFLNSMLNESKYLNQSNTGSQFVRYGHTPLAIRRIKCARADIGDVGREAFMEDNESGRLPHFIDSNLEQIKELFNQFFDEFNITNYSDVLDFTDEDRNITEYILLHRDNLKVYLAYYGWKMIKFIETGRQNECKLNNDNDDDTDGVKNLEHIKSFEVDLTHIYFFNKKLYKLIIEYPSDCISEIDKIISEKYNSLLGLILEGDTKSSSSDKYPLSNTKQDYCRVRFFNKRHKDTPRKLGPNQIETLVCIKGVIIRCSNIIPEMTMAAFKCTSKKRIGVNNYEKCNEEVYEHVIQGEVQEPLTCSNCNNKNTFELWHNNCCFSSKQLIKLSEVTEHLKQGETPQSISIYAYDDLIDYTKPGDTVELTGILKASPVRLNPRSRCYNSVHRIYINVIHIKKENKQKMKLTEQNDTASIILKRNEDGTVEENLEKLNEQGNLLFTTEVVQKMQKLSKDPNIYQRLADSIAPSIYGRDDIKKGLLCQLFGGSKITDKYRNKYRSEIHILLCGDPSTAKSQLLHYVHKLSPRGIYTSGKGSSSVGLTAFISKDSETKEYILESGAVVLSDKGICCIDEFDKMDDSARAILHEVMEQQTVTIAKAGIVATLNARTSILASANPINSRYDKNKAVVENINLPPSLFSRFDLIYLVIDQANEEEDTKLATVLCKNYSYNVEDENGRMEEEEEEEDEEDAQNNEKNWNIESDINIPYSENNNSSSKKKPKNYLIDSNTLALYIAYCRMACNPIISLESKKIIIEEYIKMRCKEGTKSPTASPRQLEGLVRLSQSLAKMKLKDVVTPEEANEAVRLMNIATFQSLIDPLSGRIDFDQVNLGQTSQHKKKSDMIKDIIMNALILKNMTKDELLAHCQETIMNDPEYTSSLDRKSFEEAFHDLEKSQDITRLCSGLYKKK, encoded by the coding sequence ATGGGTACTCCAAGAAGAAGGGGGGGGCAAAATGCGAGCCCATTTGGATTAAGTTCTTCAAATATTTTTGGAACAAACAATGAAATTTTTGGAAGTAATTTTATGAATACACCAGTTTCAAGTAGAAGGacaaaaaatagtaaaagtTTTTTAAACAGTATGCTAAATGAATCAAAATACTTAAATCAAAGCAATACTGGTTCTCAATTCGTAAGATATGGTCATACTCCTCTAGCTATTAGAAGAATAAAATGCGCAAGAGCTGATATAGGAGATGTAGGAAGAGAAGCATTTATGGAAGATAATGAATCAGGAAGATTACCTCATTTTATTGATAGTAATTTAGAGCAAATTAAAGAACTCTTTAATCAATTTTTTGATGAATTTAACATTACTAATTATAGTGACGTACTGGATTTTACTGATGAAGACCGTAATATAACCGAGTATATTCTATTACATAGAGATAACTTAAAAGTTTATTTAGCGTATTATGGATGGAAGATGATCAAATTTATTGAAACAGGTAGACAAAATGAATgcaaattaaataatgataatgatgATGACACTGATGgagtaaaaaatttagaacaTATAAAATCTTTTGAAGTAGATCTTactcatatttatttttttaataaaaaattatataagcTAATAATTGAGTACCCATCCGATTGTATAAGtgaaatagataaaataataagtGAAAAGTATAATTCTCTTTTAGGATTAATACTAGAAGGAGATACAAAATCTAGCTCATCTGACAAATACCCCTTAAGTAATACAAAACAAGATTATTGCAGGGTAAGATTTTTTAACAAAAGACATAAAGATACTCCTAGAAAACTTGGACCTAATCAAATTGAAACATTAGTATGTATAAAAGGAGTAATTATTAGATGCTCAAATATTATTCCTGAAATGACCATGGCAGCTTTTAAATGTACttctaaaaaaagaataggagtcaataattatgaaaaatgtAATGAAGAAGTATATGAGCACGTCATACAAGGAGAAGTTCAAGAACCATTAACATGTTCTAATtgcaataataaaaatacatttgaATTATGGCATAACAATTGCTGTTTCTCTTCAAAACAACTTATTAAATTAAGTGAAGTAACGGAACATTTAAAGCAGGGGGAAACTCCTCAATCTATATCAATTTATGCATATGATGATTTAATAGATTATACAAAACCAGGTGACACTGTAGAATTAACAGGAATTTTAAAAGCATCTCCTGTTCGTTTAAATCCAAGGTCTAGATGTTATAATAGTGTACAtagaatttatataaatgttatTCACATAAAAAAGGagaataaacaaaaaatgaaGTTGACAGAGCAAAATGACACAGCctctattattttaaaaagaaatgaagaTGGCACAGTTGAAGagaatttagaaaaattgaATGAGCAGggtaatttattatttactaCTGAAGTAGTTCAAAAAATGCAAAAATTGAGCAAAGATCCAAATATTTATCAAAGATTGGCAGATTCAATAGCTCCATCTATTTATGGAAGAgatgatattaaaaaaggtTTATTATGCCAATTGTTTGGTGGTAGTAAAATTACTgataaatatagaaataagtACAGATCAgaaattcatattttattatgtgGAGATCCATCTACTGCTAAGTCCCAGCTTTTGCATTATGTTCATAAATTATCCCCACGTGGTATATATACAAGTGGTAAAGGAAGCAGTAGTGTAGGATTAACAGCATTTATATCAAAAGATTCTGAAacaaaagaatatattttagaaTCAGGTGCTGTTGTTTTATCAGATAAAGGAATTTGTTGTATTGATGAATTTGATAAAATGGATGATTCAGCTAGAGCTATTTTGCATGAAGTAATGGAACAGCAAACAGTGACTATTGCAAAGGCAGGTATTGTAGCTACTTTAAATGCAAGAACCTCTATTTTAGCTTCTGCTAATCCTATTAATAGTAggtatgataaaaataaggcTGTTGTGGAAAACATTAACTTACCaccttcattattttctagATTTGATTTAATTTATCTTGTCATTGATCAAGCAAATGAAGAAGAGGATACAAAATTGGCCACAGTTCTTtgtaaaaattattcttacAATGTAGAAGATGAAAATGGTCGAATggaagaggaagaagaagaggaagatgaagaagatgcacaaaataatgaaaaaaattggaATATAGAGAGTGATATAAATATTCCTTACTCCGAAAATAACAACAGTTCAAGTAAAAAAAAGCCAAAAAATTACTTAATTGATTCAAATACATTAGCTCTATATATAGCATATTGTCGTATGGCTTGCAATCCGATAATTTCACTTGaaagcaaaaaaattattattgaagaatatataaaaatgagatGTAAAGAAGGAACAAAATCTCCAACTGCCAGTCCTAGGCAATTAGAAGGACTAGTTAGATTAAGTCAGAGCTTAGcgaaaatgaaattaaaagatGTAGTAACACCAGAAGAAGCTAATGAAGCGGTAAGATTAATGAATATAGCTACTTTTCAAAGTTTAATTGACCCTTTAAGTGGTAGAATTGATTTCGATCAAGTTAATTTAGGACAAACATCTCAACATAAGAAAAAATCAGATATGATTAAAGATATTATAATGAATGCacttatattaaaaaatatgacaAAAGATGAGTTGCTTGCTCATTGTCAGGAAACTATTATGAACGATCCTGAGTATACATCATCTTTGGATAGAAAATCATTTGAAGAAGCTTTTCATGATCTTGAAAAATCACAAGATATTACTCGATTATGTTCGggtttatataaaaaaaagtag
- the USP39 gene encoding U4/U6.U5 tri-snRNP-associated protein 2, putative encodes MEKKIKKEFKNEKDELTFKKRKKEENTNNLEDYVNNEMNNLNVGINDDMNEVNHLKNNLNKTDNDLNDEIKNMNLNRNKSKVCPYLRTINRNLLDFDFEKLCSISLSNLHVYACLVCGLYFQGIGKGTYAYTHALEKNHYVFINLETCKTCCLPENYEIEDASLNDIKYFLKPLYTREEVEYLCFNPILGKSLDGADFLPGCVGLNNLKNTDYCNVIIQLLCTIIPLRNILLLYENKKNIAKNLIIVLSELIKKIYNPKNFKGVVSPHEFLQAVGIESKKNFKIGTKNDPLDFFLWIINKIHKYSEKTLKKKRKGNNYKNLKLKEISKDKMLEENNNFKKEENSFTQKESNNNKNSVDKKKKKWVYEKINIIDYCFDGELIIKTKREKSEMDKVEKDGENEEKEVAEEEIRKEKKKNENILEEEIDEDELNEKKNYKIKKIPFRTLSLKLPNPPIFKSTTESNIIPQVSIFELLTKFDGETETFLLDKSVPSTLMISKLPKYLIFTIKRFSKNNFFVEKNGTIVNFVIKNLDMKDYVHQDFLTQNPVTKYNLIANIFHSGTVNQGSYKIHVLNQSTNEWYEIEDLHVISILPQLVLLSESCIQLYQRQDIQLDGEINPSF; translated from the coding sequence atggaaaaaaaaataaagaaagaatttaaaaatgaaaaggaTGAATTAActttcaaaaaaagaaaaaaagaagaaaatacaaataatctAGAAGATTATGTAAATAATGAgatgaataatttaaatgttGGCATAAATGATGATATGAATGAGGTGAACcatttgaaaaataatttgaacAAAACAGataatgatttaaatgaTGAGATAAAAAACATGAatttaaatagaaataaaagtaaagTTTGCCCATATTTACGTACAATTAATAGAAATCTTCTAGACTTcgattttgaaaaattatgtaGCATTAGTTTGTCAAATTTACATGTATATGCTTGTTTAGTATGCGGTTTATATTTTCAAGGAATTGGAAAAGGAACATATGCATATACTCATGctttagaaaaaaatcattatgtttttattaacttAGAAACATGTAAAACTTGTTGTTTACcagaaaattatgaaattgAAGATGCCTcattaaatgatataaaatattttttaaaacctCTTTACACAAGGGAAGAAGTTGAATACCTGTGTTTTAATCCTATTTTAGGAAAATCATTAGATGGTGCTGATTTTTTGCCAGGTTGTGTTGGTttaaacaatttaaaaaatactgATTATTGTAACGTAATAATTCAATTATTATGTACTATTATACCcttaagaaatattttattattatatgaaaataaaaaaaatatagcgaaaaatttaataatagtaCTTTctgaattaattaaaaaaatttacaatcctaaaaattttaaaggaGTTGTATCTCCTCATGAATTTTTACAAGCAGTAGGTATAGAAtctaaaaagaattttaaaatagGAACGAAAAATGATCCtctagatttttttttatggataattaataaaattcataaatattCGGAGAAAactctgaaaaaaaaaagaaaaggaaataattataaaaatttgaaattaaaagaaatttctAAAGATAAAATGTtggaagaaaataataattttaagaaGGAAGAAAACAGTTTTACACAGAAAGAAagtaataacaataaaaacagtgtagacaaaaaaaaaaaaaagtgggTATATGAGAAAATAAACATCATTGATTATTGTTTTGATGGagaattaattattaaaactaAAAGAGAAAAGTCAGAGATGGATAAAGTAGAAAAAGATggtgaaaatgaagaaaaagaagtaGCTGAAGAAGAAATAcgtaaagaaaaaaaaaaaaatgaaaacatcCTAGAAGAGGAAATTGATGAAGATGAAttaaacgaaaaaaaaaactataaaattaaaaaaattccaTTTCGTACTCTTTCCTTAAAATTACCAAATCCACCAATCTTTAAAAGTACAACAGAAAGTAATATAATACCTCAAGTTTCTATTTTTGAGTTGCTAACAAAGTTTGATGGAGAAACAGAAACCTTTTTGCTTGATAAGTCTGTTCCTAGTACATTAATGATTTCTAAATTaccaaaatatttaatttttactattaaaaggttttcaaaaaataatttttttgttgaaAAAAATGGAACAATAGTAAATTTTGTAATTAAGAATTTAGATATGAAAGATTATGTTCATCAAGATTTTCTTACTCAAAATCCTGTAAccaaatataatttaattgcaaatatatttcatagtGGTACAGTAAATCAAGGTTCTTATAAAATTCATGTTTTAAATCAATCAACAAATGAATGGTATGAAATAGAAGATTTACACGTTATTTCAATATTACCACAATTAGTTTTACTATCGGAATCTTGCATCCAACTATATCAGCGACAAGATATACAGTTAGATGGAGAAATAAATCcaagtttttaa
- the CCT gene encoding choline-phosphate cytidylyltransferase, putative, whose translation MVVKVRSVQNLENQDPELFINGNLNNENRSEQTIRIYADGVYDLLHLGHMKQLKQAKYMEKNVTLIVGVSSDYETKKFKGQIVQSLEERTETLKHIRWVDEIISPCPWIITPEFMEEHKIDYVAHDDIPYTNNQKKKKKKKKSKSNNNEDANDDVYAWLKKAGKFKATQRTEGVSTTDLIVRILKNYEDYIERSLQRGIHPNELNIGVTKAQSIKMKKNLIRWGEKVTDELTKVTLTDKPLGTDFDQGIDIIRDKVHGLFKLWRYHSKKLLKDFAKSFDPMFIMIRKKSKKDNISNMYLSDSNYLSRIVKEDSKKKKYISNSFNSVDEYYYSADEDCPRVNNVFSVISKIANDSYNAEIDNYETCFELEVCLKDKQRKINNKLNLTSDEMIDFIDPLDVKNEEEYNSTDDKMSKKLNNKNILNNKLNYDQYIKTIYHDANDGKYHTLGSRKNNIDYKNSNKENNINNNNNDKDDYKSCVDVYMDNKYNHIILNKKYSNSEDTIKKSEVIKVTNLINKIQEHNLESVRNEEYEKSFSGRKEIAKLEDNEVKEKKDKCDNPKKIRIYADGVYDMLHLGHMKQLEQAKKMFENTTLIVGVSSDNETKIFKGQIVQSLEERTETLKHIRWVDEIISPCPWIITPEFMEEHKIDYVAHDDIPYTNNQKKKKKKKKSKSNNNEDANDDVYAWLKKAGKFKATQRTEGVSTTDLIVRILXNYEDYIERSLQRGIHPNELNIGVTKAQSIKMKKNLIRWGEKVTDELTKVTLTDKPLGTDFDQGIENLQIKFKELFKLWKNASNKLIKDFTRKFDATSSLSSLQRSLDNESEYCDFVSSNCDEETSS comes from the exons ATGGTAGTTAAAGTACGTTCGGTTCAAAACTTGGag aaCCAAGACCCTgaactttttattaatggaaatttaaataatgaaaataggAGCGAACAAACTATAAGAATATATGCAGatg gTGTTTATGACCTTCTACATTTAGGTCATATGAAACAGCTAAAACAAGCAAAATATATGGAAAAAAATGTCACTTTAATTGTAGGAGTATCTAGTGATtatgaaacaaaaaaattcaaaGGTCAAATTGTTCAATCATTAGAAGAAAGAACTGAAACATTAAAACATATTCGATGGGTAGATGAAATAATTTCACCTTGCCCATGGATAATTACACCTGAGTTTATGGAAGAGCATAAAATTGATTACGTTGCTCATGATGATATACCATATACtaataatcaaaaaaaaaagaaaaaaaaaaaaaaaagtaaatcaAATAATAACGAAGATGCAAACGATGATGTATATGCTTGGTTAAAAAAAGCAGGAAAATTTAAAGCTACTCAGAGAACAGAAGGAGTATCTACAACGGATTTAATTGtaagaatattaaaaaactaTGAAGATTATATAGAAAGATCACTGCAAAGAGGTATACACCCGAATGAGTTGAATATAGGTGTAACAAAAGCACAAtcaattaaaatgaaaaaaaatttaattagaTGGGGGGAGAAAGTTACAGATGAATTAACAAAAGTAACACTCACAGATAAGCCTTTGGGTACAGATTTCGATCAAGGAATAGATATAATAAGAGATAAAGTGCATGGATTATTTAAGCTGTGGAGATATCACTcaaaaaaacttttaaaaGATTTTGCAAAATCATTTGACCCTATGTTTATTAtgattagaaaaaaaagtaaaaaggataatatttcaaatatGTATTTATCTGATTCTAATTATTTGTCAAGAATAGTGAAAGAagattcaaaaaaaaaaaaatatataagtaaTTCCTTCAATAGTGTTGatgaatattattattctGCCGATGAAGATTGCCCTAGGGTTAATAATGTTTTTAGTGTAATAAGTAAAATTGCTAATGATTCATATAATGCAGAAATTGATAACTATGAAACATGTTTTGAATTAGAAGTGTGCCTTAAAGATaaacaaagaaaaataaacaaCAAATTGAATTTAACATCTGACGAAATGATAGATTTCATTGATCCTTTGGATGTAAAAAATGAGGAAGAATATAATAGTACAGATGATAAAATGAGtaagaaattaaataataaaaatatattaaacaaCAAATTAAATTATGATCAGTACATTAAAACAATATATCATGATGCAAATGATGGAAAATATCATACTTTAGGTAGTAGAAAAAACAATAttgattataaaaatagtaataaggaaaataacattaacaataataataatgataaagatGATTATAAAAGTTGTGTGGATGTTTATATggataataaatataatcacattattttaaataaaaaatatagtaataGTGAAGACACAATAAAAAAGAGTGAAGTAATAAAAGTAACTAacttaattaataaaatacaaGAGCATAATTTGGAAAGTGTGAGAAATgaagaatatgaaaaaagttTCAGTGGACGAAAGGAAATTGCAAAATTAGAAGATAATgaagtaaaagaaaaaaaggacAAGTGTGATAatccaaaaaaaattagaatttATGCCGATGGAGTATATGACATGTTACATTTAGGGCATATGAAGCAATTAGAACAAGCCAAGAAAATGTTTGAGAATACAACTTTGATTGTAGGTGTGTCAAGTGATAatgaaacaaaaatattcaaaGGCCAAATTGTTCAATCATTAGAAGAAAGAACTGAAACATTAAAACATATTCGATGGGTAGATGAAATAATTTCACCTTGCCCATGGATAATTACACCTGAGTTTATGGAAGAGCATAAAATTGATTACGTTGCTCATGATGATATACCATATACtaataatcaaaaaaaaaagaaaaaaaaaaaaaaaagtaaatcaAATAATAACGAAGATGCAAACGATGATGTATATGCTTGGTTAAAAAAAGCAGGAAAATTTAAAGCTACTCAGAGAACAGAAGGAGTATCTACAACGGATTTAATTGTAAGAATATTAANAAACTATGAAGATTATATAGAAAGATCACTGCAAAGAGGTATACACCCGAATGAGTTGAATATAGGTGTAACAAAAGCACAAtcaattaaaatgaaaaaaaatttaattagaTGGGGGGAGAAAGTTACAGATGAATTAACAAAAGTAACACTCACAGATAAGCCTTTGGGTACAGATTTTGATCAAGGAATAGAAAATcttcaaataaaatttaaagaactttttaaattatggAAAAATGCATccaacaaattaataaaagattttaCCAGAAAATTTGATGCAACATCTAGTTTGTCTTCATTACAGAGATCCTTAGATAATGAAAGTGAATATTGTGATTTTGTTAGTAGCAACTGTGATGAAGAGACTAGTagttga
- a CDS encoding protein transport protein SEC20, putative has product MNENFVSNLIKKNKNVDNLNKINSLISQMKLVDNNLKNLFLSEEVLNDHDSFLLFRGKVSKRIVDYSSLISHCNKIIFSEHIENNVKEEYEYHSRNVENYKRKLSLWWNTWEKDYHRLCMKLFLDKKKSDNYVETIEETNKNISHINLKDTRKMMMDEVNRMKNVKSELLESSQKLKKQDEIFNSFEMKLRSSAQLIFSLKKKAENDTRYVWYSFFFFLSICIYIILRRLGFIRAIITIIKLVFSVLFHIGNISLKVFTFIKKITSTNEIESEESSVNLVSDSITTNEL; this is encoded by the exons atgaatgagAATTTTGTatcaaatttaattaaaaaaaataaaaatgtagataatttaaataagatAAATTCATTAATAAGTCAAATGAAATTGGTTGATAATAatcttaaaaatttatttttatctgaAGAAGTTTTAAATGATCATGATTCTTTTTTGTTA tttCGTGGAAAAGTATCAAAAAGAATTGTTGATTATTCAAGTTTAATATCACATTGtaacaaaataattttttctgaacatattgaaaataatgtTAAAGAAGAATATGAATACCATTCCAGAAATGTAGAGAA ctATAAGAGAAAATTAAGTTTATGGTGGAATACTTGGGAGAAAGATTATCATCGTTTGTGTATGAAActttttttagataaaaaaaaaag tgACAATTATGTTGAAACTATTGaagaaacaaataaaaatatcagccatataaatttaaaagacaCTAGAAAAATGATGATGGATGAAGTAAATAGAATGAAAAACGTAAAATCAGAATTATTAGAATCTtctcaaaaattaaaaaaacaagaTGAAATATTCaatt cTTTTGAAATGAAATTAAGGTCCAGTGCACAACTAATATtttccttaaaaaaaaa AGCTGAGAATGACACAAGATATGTATggtattccttttttttctttttaagtatttgtatttatattatcttaAGAAGATTGGGTTTTATAAGAGCTATAataaca ataatTAAGTTGGTATTTTCAGTATTATTTCATATTGGAAATATATCTCTTAAAGTATTTACTTTCATTAAGAAAATAACTTCAACAAATGAAATAGAAAGTGAAGAGAGTTCAGTAAATTTAGTAAGTGATTCAATAACCACTAAtgaactttaa